The Paenibacillus sp. YPG26 genome includes a window with the following:
- the uvrC gene encoding excinuclease ABC subunit UvrC, with the protein MDDFIQEWNEQEKALEAINDKLALLPDLPGCYLMKNKEGTIIYVGKAKVLKNRVRSYFRGSHDGKTQRLVTEIRDFEYIVTASNMEALILECNLIKKHMPRYNVLLKDDKTFPYIKITNEEHPRLEVTRRILKDKAKYFGPYPNGYAAHQTKKLLDRMYPLRKCNVMPKEVCLYYHMGQCMAPCVQEVPRTSYDEISQEITRFLSGGHEEIKKELRRKMEEAAEDLYFERAKELRDQIINIDALMEKQKISMADSRDRDVFGFAVDKGWMCVQILYMRQGKMIERHASIFPFYGDAYSDFLSFVTQYYSDNPALPQEILLPGMEESEEREEREQQTDGEPGEGESTAAAADNDVPSVNEAKPLFLSAEALAAKISEEDAAGGELSSTEPAESAEEPDADDKTGAEGADLMSSDRAASGLTDAVGGAASLQQWLGIKVYVPQRGLKRQMVLMGVENARVALNEKFRLIERNEERTSKASESLGNWIGLSSLRRIEAFDNSNIQGANPVSAMVVFTDGKPDKKEYRKYKVRTVQGPDDYETMREVIRRRYERVLKENLPLPDLIVVDGGKGQISAAIDVLENELGLFVPVGGLVKDTKHKTAQLMIGDPAEPVNLPRDSQEFYLLQRIQDEVHRFAISFHREQRGKSMVTSRLDSIPGIGEKRRKALLRHFGSLKKIKEASIEDFRPLSIGDKLARQIIAALRDEEESVTP; encoded by the coding sequence GTGGACGATTTCATCCAGGAATGGAATGAGCAGGAGAAGGCACTCGAAGCGATCAACGATAAGCTTGCTCTTCTTCCAGACCTTCCAGGCTGTTATTTAATGAAGAACAAAGAAGGCACCATCATCTATGTCGGCAAAGCCAAAGTGCTGAAGAATCGTGTCCGCTCCTACTTCAGGGGCAGTCATGACGGGAAGACGCAGCGGCTTGTGACCGAGATACGTGATTTCGAATATATTGTAACTGCAAGCAACATGGAAGCACTCATTCTGGAGTGCAATCTGATTAAGAAGCATATGCCGCGCTATAATGTGCTGCTGAAGGATGACAAGACTTTTCCGTATATCAAAATAACGAATGAAGAGCATCCGCGCCTGGAAGTGACCCGGCGGATACTTAAGGATAAAGCGAAGTACTTCGGCCCCTATCCGAATGGATATGCGGCCCATCAGACCAAGAAGCTGCTGGACCGGATGTATCCGCTTCGGAAGTGTAATGTTATGCCGAAGGAGGTATGCCTGTACTATCACATGGGACAGTGTATGGCTCCTTGTGTACAGGAGGTTCCGCGGACATCATATGACGAGATTTCCCAGGAAATTACACGCTTCCTGAGCGGTGGACATGAGGAGATTAAGAAAGAGCTTCGGCGCAAGATGGAAGAGGCGGCGGAGGATCTGTATTTCGAGAGAGCCAAAGAGCTTCGTGACCAGATCATTAATATCGATGCGCTTATGGAGAAGCAGAAGATATCCATGGCGGACTCCAGAGACCGCGACGTCTTCGGATTCGCTGTGGACAAAGGGTGGATGTGTGTACAGATTCTGTACATGCGCCAGGGTAAAATGATCGAACGTCATGCCTCCATATTTCCGTTCTATGGCGATGCCTACTCTGACTTCCTCTCTTTCGTAACCCAGTACTACAGCGATAATCCGGCTCTGCCGCAGGAGATTCTGCTGCCGGGTATGGAGGAGAGCGAGGAGCGGGAAGAACGCGAGCAGCAGACGGACGGCGAACCAGGTGAGGGAGAAAGCACTGCGGCTGCTGCTGATAATGATGTCCCCTCTGTGAATGAGGCCAAGCCCCTGTTTCTCTCGGCCGAAGCGCTTGCGGCCAAAATCTCGGAAGAGGATGCGGCTGGTGGTGAGTTATCCAGTACAGAGCCGGCAGAATCAGCCGAAGAGCCGGATGCTGACGATAAGACGGGTGCCGAGGGCGCAGACTTAATGTCATCAGATCGGGCGGCTTCCGGACTGACGGACGCGGTTGGCGGGGCGGCTTCACTGCAGCAGTGGCTTGGAATCAAGGTCTATGTGCCGCAGCGCGGACTCAAGCGCCAAATGGTCTTGATGGGTGTCGAGAATGCCCGGGTAGCCCTGAACGAGAAGTTCCGCCTGATTGAACGGAATGAGGAACGCACGTCCAAAGCCTCGGAAAGTCTGGGTAACTGGATCGGTCTGTCCTCGCTGAGGCGAATCGAAGCATTTGACAACTCCAATATTCAAGGCGCCAATCCGGTATCTGCTATGGTAGTATTTACGGATGGCAAGCCCGATAAGAAGGAATACCGGAAATACAAAGTACGGACCGTGCAGGGCCCGGATGACTACGAGACCATGCGCGAAGTCATCCGCAGACGGTACGAGCGGGTGCTCAAGGAGAACCTGCCGCTTCCCGATCTGATTGTGGTCGATGGCGGTAAAGGGCAGATCTCTGCGGCTATTGATGTTCTGGAGAATGAGCTGGGACTATTCGTTCCCGTAGGCGGTCTGGTGAAGGATACGAAGCACAAGACAGCCCAGCTCATGATCGGAGATCCGGCGGAGCCGGTTAACCTTCCCAGAGACAGCCAGGAGTTCTACCTTCTGCAGCGTATACAGGATGAGGTTCACCGCTTTGCGATCAGCTTCCACCGGGAACAGCGGGGCAAGTCAATGGTGACCTCGCGTCTGGATTCGATTCCGGGGATTGGAGAGAAGCGGAGAAAGGCACTGCTGAGGCATTTCGGTTCTCTGAAGAAGATCAAAGAAGCTTCCATTGAAGATTTCCGGCCATTATCCATAGGCGATAAGCTTGCCAGACAGATTATAGCTGCTCTCCGGGACGAAGAAGAGAGTGTAACTCCGTAG
- a CDS encoding succinate dehydrogenase cytochrome b558 subunit: MKGFYSRKLHSLLGVIPLGFFILEHMITNFSAVEGGAQGFKDSVAFLNGLPLVLILEIFGIFLPLIYHAIYGLYIAFQASPNNGRYRNERNLRYLLQRVTGVIVLVFIIWHLYETRVQVALGHVSHEELGGVMHDIVTNPVYFVFYLIGILSAAFHFANGLWSFLVSWGITVGPRAQRVSSNICMVLFVIVSIMFIWSLFAFRNAEFQASGEALLQTLGTFIG; the protein is encoded by the coding sequence ATGAAAGGGTTTTATTCCAGAAAACTGCACTCACTGCTGGGTGTTATACCGCTAGGTTTCTTCATTCTGGAACACATGATTACGAATTTTTCTGCCGTAGAGGGCGGGGCGCAGGGGTTCAAGGATAGTGTGGCTTTCCTGAACGGACTGCCGTTAGTGCTGATTCTTGAAATTTTTGGTATTTTCTTACCTTTAATCTACCATGCGATCTATGGACTCTACATTGCGTTTCAGGCTTCGCCGAACAACGGAAGATACCGCAACGAGCGGAATCTGCGTTACCTGCTCCAGCGGGTTACAGGGGTAATTGTTCTTGTATTTATCATCTGGCATCTCTATGAGACTCGTGTACAGGTAGCGTTAGGGCATGTATCACATGAAGAGCTGGGAGGCGTTATGCATGACATTGTAACCAATCCGGTGTACTTTGTGTTCTACCTGATTGGGATTCTGTCAGCTGCGTTCCACTTCGCGAACGGTCTCTGGTCGTTCCTCGTCAGCTGGGGAATAACGGTGGGTCCTCGTGCGCAGCGCGTATCCTCCAACATCTGCATGGTTCTGTTCGTAATCGTATCAATCATGTTCATCTGGTCGCTGTTCGCATTCCGTAATGCGGAATTTCAGGCGAGCGGCGAAGCACTGCTTCAGACCCTGGGAACATTCATTGGATAA
- a CDS encoding TrkH family potassium uptake protein, protein MKYRIPKLSPPQILVLGFAAIIMLGTLLLMLPISNTSGRPLAFIDALFTSTSATCVTGLVVRDTGLDFTRFGQVVIMMLIQVGGLGFMTMATLFAMVFKRKISLKDRLLLQEAMNQNTMEGIVRLIRKVLTYSLLIELCAALVYSIRWAFEMPVGQAVYFGIFHAVSMFNNAGFDLFGEYRSLTGFVNDPVVNLVTMFLIVSGGIGFVVISDLTGFRNRRTKWRLSLHSKVVLSMTAVLIAIGTLVIFVFEFTNSRTLAPLDWGGKIWGSLFQSVTPRTAGANTLDIGALRQATQFFIIILMFIGASPGSTGGGIKTTTFTILVGAVLAMIRGREELVLFRYRLAQERIHKAITVTMFALFLIIAVTMILSATEDASFLSILFETTSAFGTVGLSMGLTAKLTVFGKVLISLTMFAGRLGLLTLAYALGPKKEKELYRHPEGKMIIG, encoded by the coding sequence TTGAAGTATAGAATACCCAAGCTATCCCCGCCCCAAATCCTGGTGCTTGGCTTTGCTGCTATTATTATGCTTGGCACACTGCTGCTTATGCTCCCGATTTCGAATACGAGCGGAAGGCCGCTTGCATTCATTGATGCGCTGTTCACATCCACGTCGGCAACCTGCGTAACAGGACTGGTCGTCAGGGATACAGGCTTGGACTTCACCAGATTTGGCCAGGTTGTCATTATGATGCTCATCCAGGTCGGCGGGCTGGGATTCATGACCATGGCCACCTTGTTCGCTATGGTATTCAAACGCAAAATTTCTTTGAAGGATCGTCTTCTGCTTCAGGAAGCTATGAATCAGAATACGATGGAGGGAATCGTCCGGCTTATCCGGAAAGTGTTAACCTACTCCCTGCTGATCGAATTGTGCGCCGCGCTGGTCTACTCTATCCGGTGGGCCTTTGAGATGCCGGTCGGACAAGCGGTCTACTTCGGCATCTTCCACGCGGTGTCGATGTTCAATAATGCGGGCTTTGACTTGTTCGGCGAATACCGGAGCCTGACCGGGTTCGTTAATGATCCTGTTGTTAATCTGGTCACCATGTTCCTGATTGTATCGGGCGGAATCGGCTTTGTCGTGATCTCAGATTTAACCGGCTTCCGTAATCGCCGGACGAAATGGAGGCTCTCGCTTCATTCCAAAGTTGTGCTCTCAATGACGGCTGTGCTTATTGCGATAGGCACTCTGGTTATCTTCGTGTTCGAGTTCACGAATTCGAGGACGCTCGCGCCTCTGGATTGGGGGGGCAAGATTTGGGGCTCCCTGTTCCAGTCGGTTACTCCGAGAACAGCCGGGGCCAATACGCTGGATATCGGCGCTCTTAGACAGGCGACCCAGTTCTTTATCATTATCCTGATGTTTATCGGCGCATCGCCGGGCTCCACGGGTGGAGGGATCAAGACGACGACCTTCACCATTCTTGTCGGCGCGGTGCTGGCCATGATCCGGGGAAGAGAGGAGCTTGTGTTGTTCCGCTACCGCCTTGCACAGGAGCGTATTCATAAGGCGATCACGGTCACGATGTTCGCGCTGTTCCTGATTATTGCTGTAACGATGATTCTCTCAGCCACGGAAGACGCAAGCTTCCTGAGTATTTTGTTCGAGACCACCTCCGCGTTCGGAACCGTGGGACTCAGCATGGGGCTGACAGCCAAGCTGACGGTATTCGGCAAGGTGCTGATCTCTCTGACCATGTTCGCGGGCAGGCTGGGACTGTTAACTCTTGCCTACGCACTCGGGCCTAAGAAGGAGAAAGAGCTGTACAGACATCCGGAAGGCAAAATGATAATTGGTTAA
- a CDS encoding YqzM family protein has translation METPIRVNDPRQHINEEPRNDFGDLMLGFTGMFALMFVIFFGMVIWKFIAS, from the coding sequence ATGGAGACCCCAATTCGCGTGAATGACCCGCGGCAGCACATTAACGAAGAACCCCGTAATGACTTTGGCGATCTCATGCTCGGCTTCACCGGCATGTTCGCGCTGATGTTTGTAATTTTCTTCGGCATGGTTATTTGGAAGTTCATTGCCAGCTAA
- the trxA gene encoding thioredoxin, which translates to MAIVNVSDQSFSTEVEGQGTVLVDFWAPWCGPCKMLAPILDELASEVDVKIAKVNVDENPESASRFGVMSIPTLIFFKDGQPVDKVVGLNSKESLKNLLAKHQ; encoded by the coding sequence ATGGCTATCGTAAATGTGTCGGATCAATCCTTCAGTACTGAAGTAGAAGGACAAGGAACTGTACTTGTTGACTTCTGGGCGCCTTGGTGCGGTCCTTGCAAAATGTTGGCTCCAATTCTGGATGAACTGGCAAGTGAGGTAGACGTTAAGATTGCAAAAGTGAATGTGGACGAGAATCCTGAATCGGCTTCCCGTTTCGGCGTGATGAGCATTCCTACATTGATCTTCTTCAAAGACGGCCAGCCGGTCGATAAGGTTGTCGGTCTGAACTCCAAAGAGTCCCTTAAGAATCTGCTTGCAAAGCATCAGTAA
- a CDS encoding CPBP family intramembrane glutamic endopeptidase, which produces MKAERPIHKLPPNNKALWIMAVIGLAVFLYIQVFPLTSNSTDGLQQERTGQIISKEKAIQAAHQFTETTLGLDRTDTETKPLVTYQSDSEFYGYLSKSNLLTAYNNKYEKRFPYDIYRVSFSNPDSHIKQLEVDVHMTTGAVVGFEAVQLYSRKDREVMLDQNQPVALQTLQQLEGKLSLTDKQNKAIPYLEALGYRAHELDLASGPDDLGLTYLVSKHVIGDAHAELRFQFEYGQVSSMEAAFSVPRSHLDYVESQTRLANWLYFGGYALLSFVLGILAIVYSARSRPYASFGRGIFLSVFYFAVNIFSVINLMPILQSQNMSKGTFTILLVIQFLFTLMVSASIYFSLVGGDGLWRKQGNNMWMRANEPGYGRHVLNSMTQGYAWACILLGAQSVIFVLLEGTIHAWSTTDATQSTYNMVYPWLFPLVAWTAGIGEEAVYRLFGIPILKKIFRSVWIASLISSLIWAFGHTLYPIYPVISRPIELAFIGLLFSFIFLRSGYITVLFAHVIFDSILMGLSLMIMGGIGNILTGIFYILLPGVVGYLIYVFKRRREPGLPTFVQED; this is translated from the coding sequence ATGAAAGCTGAAAGGCCGATACACAAGCTGCCGCCAAACAACAAAGCTCTATGGATTATGGCCGTCATTGGACTGGCTGTATTCCTGTACATTCAGGTATTTCCTCTCACCTCCAACTCTACAGATGGACTCCAGCAGGAGCGTACTGGTCAGATCATCAGCAAAGAGAAGGCAATACAGGCAGCACATCAATTCACGGAGACCACACTCGGCCTTGACCGCACGGATACGGAGACAAAGCCTCTGGTCACCTACCAATCTGACTCTGAATTCTATGGCTACTTAAGCAAGTCAAATCTGCTTACTGCGTATAATAATAAATATGAGAAGCGATTCCCTTACGACATCTATCGTGTCAGCTTCTCGAATCCCGATTCGCATATCAAGCAGCTTGAAGTAGATGTACATATGACTACGGGCGCTGTTGTTGGCTTTGAAGCCGTTCAGCTGTATTCCCGCAAAGACCGGGAGGTCATGCTGGATCAGAACCAGCCAGTCGCCCTGCAGACTTTGCAGCAGCTGGAAGGGAAGCTGTCTCTGACAGACAAACAGAATAAAGCGATTCCCTATCTCGAGGCCTTAGGCTACCGGGCTCATGAGCTGGACCTGGCCAGCGGTCCGGATGATCTCGGTCTAACCTATCTGGTTAGCAAGCACGTGATTGGTGATGCTCATGCCGAGCTGAGGTTCCAATTCGAGTATGGTCAAGTGTCCTCCATGGAGGCCGCCTTCAGCGTACCTCGGTCTCACCTGGATTATGTAGAATCGCAGACCCGCCTGGCTAACTGGCTCTATTTCGGTGGATACGCGCTGCTCTCCTTCGTGCTTGGAATTCTCGCTATCGTGTATAGCGCAAGAAGCCGTCCGTACGCTTCCTTTGGACGGGGTATTTTCCTGAGTGTATTTTACTTTGCGGTTAACATCTTCTCTGTCATCAATCTGATGCCTATCCTGCAATCTCAGAACATGTCCAAAGGGACGTTCACCATCCTACTTGTGATTCAGTTCCTATTCACACTGATGGTCAGCGCTTCAATCTACTTCTCTCTCGTAGGCGGAGATGGCCTGTGGCGGAAGCAGGGGAACAACATGTGGATGCGCGCCAATGAGCCTGGTTATGGGAGACACGTTCTGAATTCAATGACCCAAGGCTATGCATGGGCCTGCATCCTGCTGGGTGCCCAGTCTGTTATCTTCGTGCTGCTTGAAGGAACGATTCACGCCTGGTCCACAACCGATGCTACCCAATCGACCTATAATATGGTATACCCTTGGTTATTCCCTTTGGTAGCCTGGACTGCGGGCATTGGGGAAGAAGCCGTATACCGGTTGTTCGGCATCCCAATACTGAAGAAAATATTCCGCAGCGTCTGGATCGCCAGTCTGATCTCGTCCTTAATCTGGGCGTTCGGCCATACGCTGTATCCCATCTATCCCGTCATCTCAAGACCGATAGAGCTGGCCTTCATTGGCTTGTTATTCAGCTTCATCTTCCTACGCTCGGGTTATATAACTGTTCTTTTCGCCCATGTTATCTTTGACAGTATTCTCATGGGGCTAAGCCTAATGATCATGGGGGGTATTGGTAATATCCTGACAGGCATTTTCTATATTCTGCTCCCTGGAGTGGTAGGTTACTTGATCTATGTATTCAAGCGGCGGCGAGAGCCGGGACTGCCTACCTTTGTCCAGGAAGATTAA
- a CDS encoding dihydrofolate reductase family protein, which translates to MTNNVKQRRIILDLAVTLDGFIEGKNGEVDWCIMEPDMGFTDFLNQIDTILYGRKSYDLWGRYIPENEAPDTEKEIWKLVHSKKKFVFSRTQNEIDNQAVFINDNILEEVNKLKKKSGKDIWLYGGASLITTFINLRLVDEFRLSIHPVVLGEGKPLFIDLKQRIHSKMVNTKTFSSGVVQIIYHSNGN; encoded by the coding sequence ATGACAAATAACGTAAAACAGAGAAGAATAATTCTAGACTTAGCAGTTACTTTAGATGGCTTTATTGAAGGGAAAAATGGAGAAGTTGATTGGTGCATTATGGAGCCTGATATGGGGTTTACTGATTTCTTAAATCAAATTGATACAATTTTATATGGTAGAAAAAGCTACGATTTATGGGGAAGATATATTCCAGAAAATGAAGCCCCTGATACCGAAAAAGAAATTTGGAAATTGGTTCATAGTAAAAAGAAATTTGTTTTTTCCAGAACACAAAATGAGATCGACAATCAAGCAGTATTTATAAATGATAATATTCTTGAAGAAGTAAATAAATTGAAGAAAAAGTCTGGTAAAGACATCTGGCTATATGGGGGAGCGAGTCTCATTACAACTTTTATCAATTTGCGGCTTGTTGATGAATTTAGATTATCTATTCACCCAGTTGTTTTGGGAGAAGGAAAACCATTGTTTATTGATTTAAAACAGAGGATACATTCAAAAATGGTTAATACAAAAACATTTTCCTCTGGCGTTGTGCAAATAATTTATCATTCAAATGGTAACTAA
- a CDS encoding LysR family transcriptional regulator codes for MLEDLLVYITVVEQSSLNKASKLLNLSQPALSRKIAKLEEELGVLLFNRNGKRLELTRTGQLVYTYAIEQRQRHVQFLESISRYRQAERSVLTLGASLTTIQTTLPPLVEALMNKYPDTELKLVTGKTHEIVSSVRDRKVDFGVVASSIEEPGLLCIPLFEDHLELVVPVQHELLQEEQITMEDLSGQPMIIFSKGTWYRRVIDELFARHNVIPDIRMEIDSFEAIVRLLPTCKAAALLPRSYLRAPLLDKNEVVTIPMRELEQTRRRTCLIFGQKTDLNAETRQWIAEMKKTLSSAISV; via the coding sequence ATGTTAGAAGATCTACTTGTCTATATCACAGTGGTAGAGCAATCGAGTCTTAACAAAGCTTCAAAGCTGCTTAACCTGTCCCAGCCCGCCCTGTCACGCAAGATCGCGAAGCTTGAGGAAGAACTGGGGGTTCTGCTCTTCAACCGCAACGGCAAACGTCTGGAGCTAACCCGTACAGGTCAGCTTGTCTACACGTATGCCATCGAGCAAAGGCAGCGTCACGTGCAGTTTCTGGAGTCGATCTCCAGATACAGGCAAGCGGAGCGAAGCGTCCTGACTCTGGGAGCCAGTCTCACCACTATTCAGACTACGCTGCCTCCTCTGGTCGAGGCGCTCATGAATAAATACCCGGATACGGAGCTCAAGCTCGTTACCGGCAAGACTCATGAGATTGTGTCCAGCGTACGGGACAGAAAAGTCGACTTCGGCGTTGTGGCTTCATCCATTGAAGAGCCCGGCCTGCTGTGTATTCCACTCTTTGAGGACCATCTGGAGCTTGTCGTTCCCGTTCAGCACGAGCTGCTGCAGGAAGAACAGATTACGATGGAAGATCTTAGTGGACAGCCGATGATTATTTTCTCCAAAGGAACTTGGTACCGCCGAGTAATTGATGAATTATTCGCAAGACATAATGTCATCCCTGACATCAGAATGGAGATTGATTCCTTCGAGGCCATTGTCCGTCTGCTGCCGACCTGCAAAGCCGCGGCTCTCCTGCCAAGGTCATATCTCCGGGCGCCCCTGCTGGATAAGAATGAAGTGGTCACTATTCCCATGAGGGAGCTGGAACAGACCCGGAGAAGAACGTGCCTGATCTTCGGTCAGAAGACAGATCTGAATGCCGAGACCCGCCAGTGGATCGCCGAGATGAAGAAAACCCTCTCCAGTGCCATTTCCGTGTAA
- the dnaI gene encoding primosomal protein DnaI has translation MESLGEMLQQMKSPQFRRRSEQILNDLLHDPLVQELRSQYPEISENQLTLNLSKLYQYVNDNRHCSACPGLDLCPNDFQGHFTRLTVETVTGRAQLYDRQVPCPKHLTRQRELEVKKRIHSFYVDERALQEGYDMVEIMSKDSMRSPAVAQVFRYINETRENGLSPHGLYLVGHFGTGKTFLMTYLLHELAKVGHSGVIVYMPEFVEDLKSMLQDSQKLKETVEIMKEADLLIFDDIGAENLNPWVRDHVMGAILNYRMNRKPTFYTSNYDLKALEKHLSFTSKDGEEAHKGQRLMDRIAPFVDVVTVNGTNKRGSRR, from the coding sequence ATGGAATCTTTGGGGGAAATGCTTCAACAGATGAAAAGTCCGCAGTTTCGGCGCCGTTCGGAGCAAATCTTGAATGATTTGCTCCATGATCCTCTGGTCCAGGAGCTGCGTTCCCAATATCCCGAAATTAGTGAGAATCAGCTCACGCTGAATCTCAGCAAGTTATATCAATATGTGAATGACAACCGGCACTGCAGCGCTTGTCCGGGGCTGGATCTCTGCCCCAATGATTTTCAGGGGCATTTCACCCGGCTTACTGTGGAGACTGTGACAGGCAGAGCCCAGTTGTACGACAGGCAGGTTCCTTGTCCGAAGCATCTCACTCGGCAACGGGAGCTTGAGGTGAAGAAGCGGATTCACAGCTTTTATGTGGATGAGCGGGCGTTGCAGGAAGGTTATGACATGGTAGAGATCATGTCCAAGGATAGCATGCGTTCGCCTGCGGTAGCTCAGGTGTTCCGGTATATCAATGAGACCCGGGAGAACGGTTTGTCCCCGCATGGACTGTATCTTGTTGGCCATTTTGGGACAGGCAAGACCTTCTTGATGACCTATCTGCTGCATGAATTGGCCAAAGTAGGGCATTCGGGCGTTATTGTATATATGCCGGAATTTGTGGAGGATCTGAAGTCTATGCTCCAGGACAGCCAGAAGCTGAAGGAGACGGTAGAGATCATGAAGGAAGCGGATCTGCTGATCTTTGATGATATCGGGGCGGAGAACCTGAATCCTTGGGTCCGCGACCATGTGATGGGGGCGATCCTGAACTACCGTATGAACCGCAAGCCCACCTTTTACACCTCGAACTATGATCTTAAGGCTCTGGAGAAGCACCTAAGCTTCACCAGCAAGGATGGGGAAGAAGCTCACAAAGGCCAGCGGCTCATGGACCGGATAGCCCCATTCGTGGATGTGGTAACCGTGAATGGAACTAACAAGCGGGGAAGCCGAAGATAA
- a CDS encoding TrkA family potassium uptake protein — protein MKTQQFVVIGLGRFGSSLAMELIELGYEVLGVDRNEEVVSDMSDFLTHTVVADATDEEMLRSLGIRNFDCGIVAIGDDIQTSIMATILLKEMGIRTVVSKAISTLHGRALEKLGVDKVVYPERDMGVRVAHQLVNPNLVDYIELSKDYSIVELKVPQSLDGRTLSDLNPRARYGCSIVAIQKPNGCIVAPTAMDQIQTGDIMVIIGSNENIEEFEESVNSRE, from the coding sequence ATGAAGACACAACAATTTGTGGTTATTGGACTTGGCCGCTTCGGCTCAAGTCTTGCCATGGAGCTTATTGAACTTGGCTATGAAGTGTTAGGAGTAGACCGGAATGAAGAGGTTGTCTCGGATATGAGCGACTTCTTAACCCATACAGTCGTTGCCGATGCAACAGACGAGGAGATGCTTAGGTCGCTTGGAATCCGCAATTTCGACTGCGGGATTGTAGCCATTGGGGACGATATCCAGACGAGTATTATGGCCACGATTCTGCTGAAAGAGATGGGAATCCGCACGGTGGTATCCAAGGCGATCTCCACGCTTCACGGGCGTGCCCTTGAGAAGCTTGGAGTAGACAAGGTAGTCTATCCGGAGAGAGACATGGGAGTGCGGGTAGCCCATCAGCTTGTGAATCCGAATCTGGTCGATTATATTGAGCTGTCGAAGGATTACAGCATTGTGGAATTGAAGGTGCCCCAGTCCCTGGATGGGCGGACGCTTAGTGACCTGAACCCGAGAGCCCGCTATGGGTGCAGCATCGTAGCCATTCAAAAGCCGAACGGCTGCATCGTGGCTCCTACGGCGATGGACCAGATCCAGACGGGTGATATTATGGTGATTATCGGATCCAACGAGAATATTGAGGAGTTCGAGGAATCGGTTAATAGTAGGGAATGA